Proteins found in one Collinsella aerofaciens genomic segment:
- a CDS encoding glycosyltransferase: protein MHASVGSGHKAAANAIAQAFDLIRGTKGIPEDIETEVLDILDFGRIKFDGNKTAASFTGATRPIYDLTWRYTLTGHLLWGGGTAWSRIMFPAFNEYVRSRRPIAVVATHITAANVAVGARVITGIDYPVICVPTDYEVEGFWPHKDTDLFCVANEFMAETLRPRKVPESKIRITGIPIRAGFDSNYDREEELKKFNLPAGKTVVLVMAGASLPQPYVRFRAAMDHTLPFLRSFEDMHFVFLPGKDKEYATRLKTLFDAMKLENVTVLDYVDDMAALMHGCDLAILKSGGLTVTECLCAHLPMILLGKSYGQEKANTTMLTGMGASMHVTTARELIVTLRHLHDHPESLKALLINGEVLRRPRAAEDIAIATMELVGKPQKRKRAFCRFYWGGKPAHTR, encoded by the coding sequence GTGCACGCATCGGTTGGATCGGGCCACAAAGCCGCCGCCAACGCGATTGCACAAGCATTTGACCTTATCCGCGGCACCAAGGGAATCCCTGAGGATATTGAAACTGAAGTGCTCGATATCCTTGATTTTGGACGTATTAAGTTCGACGGCAATAAGACCGCGGCTTCTTTTACGGGAGCCACGCGTCCCATTTACGACCTGACCTGGCGATATACGCTTACGGGGCATCTTCTCTGGGGTGGCGGCACGGCATGGTCGCGTATTATGTTCCCCGCCTTCAACGAATATGTCCGCAGCCGCAGGCCCATAGCCGTGGTCGCAACGCACATCACGGCGGCCAACGTCGCTGTGGGTGCCCGCGTCATCACGGGTATCGATTATCCGGTCATCTGCGTGCCGACCGATTACGAAGTCGAAGGCTTTTGGCCCCACAAGGACACCGACCTATTCTGCGTAGCCAACGAGTTTATGGCCGAAACGCTGCGCCCGCGCAAGGTTCCCGAGTCAAAGATCCGCATAACGGGCATCCCCATTCGTGCCGGTTTCGATTCAAATTACGATCGCGAGGAAGAGCTGAAAAAGTTCAATTTGCCGGCAGGCAAGACGGTCGTGCTGGTTATGGCTGGCGCCAGTCTGCCGCAGCCTTACGTGCGTTTTCGTGCCGCGATGGACCACACCCTCCCCTTCTTACGCAGCTTTGAAGACATGCACTTTGTCTTTTTACCGGGCAAGGATAAGGAATACGCCACCCGACTCAAGACGCTCTTCGACGCCATGAAGCTCGAAAACGTCACGGTTCTGGACTACGTGGACGACATGGCAGCCCTCATGCACGGCTGCGACCTGGCAATCCTCAAATCGGGCGGACTCACCGTCACCGAGTGCCTGTGCGCGCATCTGCCGATGATCCTACTGGGCAAATCATACGGTCAGGAAAAGGCCAACACAACGATGCTCACCGGTATGGGCGCCAGCATGCATGTCACCACCGCACGAGAACTCATCGTTACCCTGCGCCATCTACACGATCATCCCGAGTCGCTCAAGGCACTGCTCATCAATGGCGAAGTGCTGCGCCGTCCACGCGCAGCCGAGGACATCGCCATCGCAACCATGGAGCTCGTAGGCAAGCCCCAAAAGCGCAAACGAGCCTTTTGCCGCTTCTACTGGGGCGGGAAACCCGCGCATACCCGCTAG
- the dut gene encoding dUTP diphosphatase, translating to MSNITVNIKRLDPTVELPKYAHPTDAGLDLRSNEDCVLKPFERRLVSTGLAIALPDGYAGFVQPRSGLAIKQGLSIVNTPGLIDAHYRGELKVILINLDPSINIQINKGDRIAQLVIQEVPTVNLIEVDELDKTDRGNGGFGSSGVA from the coding sequence ATGTCCAACATTACCGTCAACATAAAGCGTCTCGACCCCACCGTCGAGCTTCCCAAATACGCCCATCCCACCGATGCCGGCTTGGATTTGCGCTCCAACGAGGACTGCGTCCTGAAGCCCTTCGAACGCCGTCTGGTCTCTACGGGGCTGGCCATCGCCCTGCCCGATGGCTACGCCGGCTTCGTTCAGCCCCGCAGCGGCTTGGCCATCAAGCAGGGCCTGTCTATAGTCAACACGCCGGGGCTCATCGACGCCCACTACCGAGGAGAACTCAAGGTTATCCTCATCAACCTGGATCCCTCCATTAACATTCAAATCAATAAAGGCGACCGCATAGCCCAACTCGTCATCCAAGAAGTCCCCACGGTCAACCTCATAGAGGTAGACGAACTAGACAAAACCGACCGAGGCAACGGAGGCTTCGGCTCCAGCGGCGTCGCTTAG
- the nrdR gene encoding transcriptional regulator NrdR, producing the protein MRCPKCGKAHTRVVDSRMQESNNTIKRRRECCSCNYRFTTFERCEDPIEVIKSDGTKQRFDRNKLLVGLMRATIKRDIDTKKLNEIIDDIEVELRSRTLTAVTSHELGDMVLKRLAKIDKVAYIRFASVYRDFKDVDEFLQELDKLR; encoded by the coding sequence ATGCGCTGTCCCAAATGCGGCAAGGCACATACCCGCGTCGTTGATTCCCGTATGCAGGAGTCAAATAACACCATTAAGCGCCGTCGCGAATGTTGCTCGTGTAACTACCGCTTTACAACGTTCGAGCGATGCGAGGACCCTATCGAGGTCATTAAGTCAGACGGAACCAAGCAGCGGTTCGATCGCAATAAGCTGCTCGTCGGCTTGATGCGAGCCACCATCAAGCGCGATATCGACACTAAGAAGCTCAATGAGATTATCGATGACATCGAGGTCGAGCTGCGCTCTCGCACGCTGACGGCCGTCACGTCCCATGAGTTGGGTGACATGGTGCTCAAGCGCTTGGCCAAGATCGACAAGGTTGCGTACATCCGTTTTGCCTCGGTCTACCGTGATTTCAAAGACGTCGATGAGTTTCTGCAAGAGCTCGACAAGCTAAGGTGA
- a CDS encoding LysM peptidoglycan-binding domain-containing protein — protein MMNVTNMVQGNLALKLETPAEPTFTVVQGGRSGFQPLTVKPARNQQAVVAPARVALKVPTIVAVAVALTLFFVLAMSVFSARHAAYAESVSNITYGTIRVQPGDSLWSLAEEYPIEGLSTQETSDMIRSVNHLEHGSLAAGAHLKVPARS, from the coding sequence ATGATGAACGTAACGAATATGGTCCAGGGAAACCTCGCCCTTAAGCTCGAGACGCCTGCAGAACCCACTTTTACGGTTGTTCAGGGTGGCCGCTCCGGCTTTCAGCCTTTGACCGTAAAGCCTGCGCGCAATCAGCAGGCTGTAGTCGCGCCGGCCCGCGTTGCCCTGAAGGTTCCGACGATTGTCGCCGTCGCCGTTGCGCTTACGCTCTTCTTTGTCCTCGCTATGTCGGTCTTTAGCGCTCGTCACGCCGCGTATGCCGAGTCCGTTTCCAACATTACCTACGGGACCATTCGCGTTCAGCCTGGCGATTCTCTTTGGTCGCTTGCCGAAGAATATCCAATCGAAGGCCTTTCCACGCAAGAGACTTCCGACATGATCCGTAGCGTCAATCATCTGGAGCATGGTTCGCTCGCCGCCGGTGCGCATCTTAAGGTTCCTGCTCGTTCGTAA
- the lexA gene encoding transcriptional repressor LexA, protein MARKITKRQQQIYDFIKEYQQEKGYPPSVREMASAVGLSSPSTVHAHLSALEARGLLKRDATKPRALELFNEDGSSVSISKSDEPTAPRGTVSLPLVGRVAAGIPILAEQNIEDTFTIPTEIATDQGSFILEVHGSSMINVGIFNGDYIIVREQKSAMNGEIVVAMIDGSATVKTFYKEQGRVRLQPENDTMEPIYATNPVILGKVVGLMRRFS, encoded by the coding sequence ATGGCTCGCAAAATTACCAAGCGTCAGCAGCAAATTTACGACTTCATCAAGGAATATCAGCAGGAGAAGGGTTATCCGCCCAGCGTGCGCGAGATGGCTTCTGCCGTGGGCCTTTCCTCCCCCAGCACCGTGCACGCCCATCTCTCTGCCCTGGAGGCGCGCGGGCTACTCAAGCGCGATGCCACCAAACCGCGCGCCCTGGAACTCTTTAACGAGGACGGTTCCTCTGTCTCAATTTCTAAATCTGACGAGCCCACCGCACCTCGCGGAACGGTCTCGCTACCGCTCGTTGGTCGCGTCGCGGCAGGGATTCCCATTCTGGCCGAGCAGAATATCGAAGACACGTTTACTATCCCGACCGAAATCGCCACTGATCAGGGTTCCTTTATCCTTGAGGTGCATGGGAGCTCAATGATCAATGTCGGCATCTTCAATGGCGATTACATCATCGTCCGTGAACAAAAGAGTGCCATGAACGGCGAAATTGTCGTGGCCATGATTGATGGTTCAGCGACCGTCAAGACGTTCTACAAGGAGCAGGGGCGCGTGCGCTTGCAGCCCGAGAACGACACTATGGAGCCCATTTATGCGACGAACCCCGTTATTTTGGGTAAAGTTGTCGGTTTAATGCGCCGGTTCTCGTAA
- a CDS encoding heparan-alpha-glucosaminide N-acetyltransferase: protein MQKRITIFDTVRGFTMISMAGFHACYDLAYLYGWDMPWFTQSVFQDIWRASISWVFLFIAGWMCTLSRNNIKRTAKYALAALVVWLATTLVSVDDSVNFGIIYCMAACTGIVALTDPVLKQITARWGMPLCLVLFALTWSIPKTIYPVPYLAWLGFPSPGFVSGDYYPIIPFIFMYLAGYFAAHIAQGIDKTVPSWAYANPLPVLAGLGRHALPFYLLHQPIILGILELVYSVR, encoded by the coding sequence ATGCAAAAACGCATCACCATCTTTGATACCGTCCGCGGGTTTACGATGATTTCTATGGCAGGATTTCACGCTTGCTATGATCTCGCCTACCTGTACGGCTGGGATATGCCCTGGTTTACCCAGTCAGTCTTTCAAGACATCTGGCGCGCCAGCATCAGCTGGGTATTTTTGTTTATCGCGGGTTGGATGTGCACCCTTTCGCGCAACAATATCAAACGTACCGCCAAATACGCCTTAGCAGCACTCGTCGTCTGGTTGGCAACAACACTTGTCTCAGTCGACGATTCGGTTAATTTTGGCATCATCTACTGCATGGCCGCATGCACCGGCATCGTGGCGTTGACCGATCCCGTCCTTAAGCAGATAACGGCGAGATGGGGCATGCCCCTATGCCTTGTGTTGTTCGCCCTCACCTGGAGCATCCCCAAAACGATCTACCCTGTCCCTTACCTGGCGTGGCTGGGATTTCCGAGCCCTGGGTTTGTCTCAGGTGATTACTACCCCATCATCCCGTTTATCTTTATGTATCTTGCAGGATACTTCGCCGCACACATAGCGCAGGGAATCGATAAGACCGTCCCTAGCTGGGCCTACGCCAACCCCCTGCCGGTGCTCGCCGGCCTTGGACGTCACGCACTCCCCTTTTATCTGCTGCATCAGCCCATCATTCTGGGCATTTTGGAGCTCGTCTACTCGGTGCGATAA
- the hflX gene encoding GTPase HflX: MARFPLVPTAPEPERAILVGVEWRDNAWPLDRSLDELERLAHTAGARCVARLSQRLVKPYPKSFIGSGKVEELCGLVHRMDADVVIFDDDLTPSQQSYLEKAVGEPVKIIDRTALILDIFGLHAQTREGRLQVQLAQLQYLLPRLRGMWSHLAKEQTRGGIGSRFGQGESQLEVDRRLIRNKIAALRRELKQVEQRRDVQSKSRIESPAFRVALAGYTNAGKSTLLNRLTGSTVLSQDKLFATLDPTTRSYRLPGGRGMTITDTVGFIQKLPHGLVDAFKSTLSEVLGADLILKVVDASDEDYERQLEAVDRVLDEIGAGERLTLTVFNKIDLLDSVDRLSFRRRYPEAVLFSAQTGEGLDDLVDRIAREAAATDVLLSADIPYREGALITLVHEQGTLLHEEYLEDGVRIVAKLPARIAPRLERYRTE; this comes from the coding sequence ATGGCCCGTTTCCCCCTTGTTCCCACGGCACCCGAGCCCGAGCGTGCCATTTTAGTTGGTGTTGAGTGGCGCGACAATGCATGGCCGCTCGATCGCTCGCTTGATGAGCTGGAGCGTCTTGCCCACACAGCTGGTGCCCGGTGCGTGGCACGCTTGTCGCAGCGTTTGGTAAAGCCGTATCCTAAATCGTTTATCGGTTCCGGTAAGGTTGAAGAGCTGTGCGGCCTGGTGCATCGCATGGATGCCGATGTCGTTATTTTTGACGACGACCTGACCCCCTCGCAGCAATCCTATTTGGAGAAAGCCGTGGGCGAGCCGGTAAAGATTATCGATCGTACGGCACTGATCCTGGATATCTTTGGCCTGCATGCTCAGACGCGTGAGGGACGCCTGCAGGTACAGCTGGCACAGCTTCAATATTTGTTGCCTCGCCTGCGTGGCATGTGGAGCCATCTTGCCAAGGAGCAGACGCGCGGCGGCATCGGCTCACGTTTTGGTCAGGGCGAAAGTCAGCTCGAGGTCGACCGTCGCCTCATTCGTAATAAGATCGCTGCGCTTCGTCGTGAGCTCAAGCAGGTTGAACAGCGTCGCGATGTTCAATCCAAGAGCCGCATTGAGTCACCGGCGTTTCGCGTCGCGTTAGCCGGTTATACCAATGCCGGTAAATCGACGTTGCTCAATCGTCTGACCGGCTCTACGGTACTTTCGCAGGACAAGCTGTTTGCTACGCTCGACCCGACGACGCGTTCGTATCGTCTGCCCGGCGGTCGCGGCATGACGATTACCGATACCGTCGGCTTTATTCAAAAGCTGCCCCATGGTCTGGTCGATGCCTTTAAATCGACGCTGTCCGAGGTTTTGGGTGCCGATCTAATTCTCAAAGTCGTAGATGCGTCTGACGAGGACTATGAGCGGCAGCTGGAGGCTGTCGACCGCGTGCTTGATGAGATCGGCGCCGGAGAGCGTTTAACGCTGACCGTATTCAATAAAATCGATCTTCTCGATAGCGTTGATCGATTGAGTTTCCGTCGTCGCTATCCGGAAGCCGTTCTGTTCTCGGCCCAAACGGGCGAGGGGCTCGACGATCTCGTCGATCGCATTGCTCGCGAGGCAGCTGCCACCGATGTGTTGCTCTCCGCTGATATTCCGTATCGCGAGGGCGCTCTCATCACGCTGGTGCATGAGCAGGGAACCCTTCTGCATGAGGAATATCTCGAGGACGGCGTTCGCATTGTGGCGAAGTTGCCGGCTCGTATTGCACCGCGGCTCGAGCGTTATCGCACCGAGTAG
- the miaA gene encoding tRNA (adenosine(37)-N6)-dimethylallyltransferase MiaA, which produces MVSPGAGLSAVAIVGPTAVGKSDVADRLAARLSSEVLSCDAMQIYRGMDIGTAKMAPNECTAPLRLVDIVEPGVAYSAALYQADARAHVERLLGSGCLPVFCGGTGLYLKAALDEMDFPSGELEDDRRAGYQELAERIGEEALHALLAERDPESAAVIHPHNVRRVIRALEMHDDGVSYAQQKSQFSVPREHYHALWFGLTRNREVLYERINLRVDLMFEQGLVDEVRGLMAQGLGDALTSMQAIGYKEIIDAFNGVMSMDEARELIKMRSRRYAKRQLSWFKRDDRIVWFDMDECTIDEVVEDILHRIEAA; this is translated from the coding sequence ATGGTTTCTCCCGGGGCAGGTCTTTCCGCCGTTGCGATCGTCGGTCCGACGGCGGTTGGTAAGAGTGATGTTGCCGACCGTTTGGCCGCTCGTCTTTCGTCCGAAGTGCTGTCGTGCGATGCGATGCAAATCTATCGCGGCATGGACATCGGCACCGCAAAGATGGCGCCCAATGAGTGTACGGCGCCGCTGCGTCTCGTCGACATTGTAGAGCCGGGTGTGGCATATTCTGCTGCGCTTTATCAGGCTGACGCTCGCGCGCATGTTGAACGTCTCCTTGGTTCGGGTTGCCTGCCGGTTTTTTGCGGAGGTACGGGGCTGTATCTTAAGGCTGCCCTTGATGAGATGGATTTTCCCTCGGGCGAGCTTGAGGACGATCGTCGCGCGGGGTATCAGGAACTTGCCGAGCGCATAGGCGAGGAAGCGCTGCACGCGCTGCTTGCCGAGCGTGACCCCGAGTCCGCTGCGGTCATCCACCCCCATAATGTTCGTCGCGTGATTCGCGCGCTCGAAATGCACGATGATGGAGTGTCCTACGCGCAGCAAAAGTCTCAGTTTAGTGTTCCGCGCGAGCATTATCATGCTCTGTGGTTTGGTCTGACGCGCAATCGCGAGGTGCTCTACGAGCGCATTAATCTGCGCGTCGATCTGATGTTTGAGCAGGGTCTTGTCGATGAGGTCCGCGGTCTTATGGCCCAGGGGCTGGGAGATGCCCTGACGTCGATGCAGGCAATTGGCTATAAAGAGATCATTGATGCTTTCAATGGCGTGATGAGCATGGATGAGGCTCGCGAACTCATTAAGATGCGTTCGCGTCGTTATGCCAAGCGTCAGCTTTCGTGGTTTAAGCGCGATGACCGTATCGTGTGGTTTGATATGGATGAATGTACGATCGATGAGGTCGTTGAGGATATCCTGCATCGTATTGAGGCTGCCTAA
- the miaB gene encoding tRNA (N6-isopentenyl adenosine(37)-C2)-methylthiotransferase MiaB codes for MDQRSVRDILAGKTYFIRTFGCQMNQHDSERVSGLLDSYGCLMALDPEHADIVVFMTCCVREAADTRLYGQCNSCKSLPPSPSGKRVVAVGGCIAQRDGEGLLTNVDNVNVIFGTHSIAHVAELIAEAFLDGKRHIRTNEHEDTDAMSMPWHRETQYHAWVPIMTGCNNFCTYCIVPYVRGREKSRPFEEIVDEVTGLVRQGVREVTLLGQNVNSYGRDLFGKPRFADLLRAVGDTGVERIFFTSSHPKDLLPETIDAMAETPAVMPQLHLAVQSGSTRILKEMNRRYTREDYLGLVDRIRNRMPDIALSTDIIVGFPGETEEDFEQTLSLAETVRYAQAYTFIYSKRAGTPAAEIDDPTPHEVILERFNRLVKVIETTAHEYNQGELHTVVPALIEGTSKKNDAVLLGKSPKNQTVHAPIPEGYSIDQLVGKIVDVDVDVAKTWYLSGSVVGEPR; via the coding sequence ATGGACCAGCGTTCCGTACGCGATATTCTTGCCGGTAAAACCTACTTTATCCGCACCTTTGGCTGCCAGATGAATCAGCACGATTCCGAGCGCGTGAGCGGTCTGCTTGATTCGTATGGCTGTCTCATGGCGCTCGATCCCGAGCATGCCGATATCGTTGTCTTCATGACATGCTGCGTGCGCGAGGCCGCCGATACTCGCCTGTACGGTCAGTGCAATTCCTGCAAAAGCCTGCCGCCTTCGCCTTCGGGCAAGCGCGTGGTTGCCGTGGGTGGCTGTATCGCGCAGCGTGATGGTGAGGGCCTGCTCACCAACGTCGATAACGTCAATGTTATCTTTGGCACGCATTCCATCGCACATGTGGCCGAGCTCATTGCCGAGGCGTTCCTTGATGGTAAGCGTCATATCCGCACCAACGAGCATGAGGATACGGATGCCATGAGCATGCCGTGGCATCGCGAGACCCAGTATCACGCCTGGGTGCCCATCATGACAGGCTGCAATAATTTCTGCACCTATTGCATCGTGCCGTATGTGCGCGGTCGCGAAAAGAGCCGCCCTTTCGAGGAGATTGTCGACGAGGTCACCGGTCTAGTGCGCCAGGGCGTGCGTGAGGTCACGCTTCTGGGTCAAAACGTCAACTCCTATGGTCGCGATCTGTTTGGCAAGCCGCGCTTTGCCGACCTTTTGCGTGCCGTGGGCGATACGGGTGTAGAGCGTATTTTCTTTACTTCCTCGCACCCCAAAGACCTGTTGCCCGAGACTATCGACGCTATGGCAGAGACGCCTGCCGTTATGCCGCAGCTGCACCTGGCAGTTCAGTCGGGCTCGACACGGATCCTCAAAGAGATGAATCGCCGTTATACACGCGAGGACTATCTTGGCCTTGTCGATCGCATTCGCAACCGCATGCCCGACATCGCGCTCTCGACCGACATTATCGTTGGCTTCCCGGGCGAGACTGAAGAAGACTTTGAGCAGACGCTCTCACTTGCTGAGACGGTCCGCTATGCTCAGGCCTATACCTTCATCTATTCCAAGCGCGCCGGTACCCCGGCCGCCGAGATTGACGATCCTACGCCGCATGAGGTTATTCTCGAGCGTTTCAACCGCCTGGTTAAGGTTATCGAGACCACGGCACACGAGTATAACCAGGGCGAGCTTCATACTGTGGTGCCGGCGCTCATTGAGGGAACGAGTAAAAAGAACGACGCGGTCCTGCTGGGCAAGAGTCCCAAGAATCAGACCGTGCATGCGCCTATTCCCGAGGGTTACAGCATCGATCAGCTTGTTGGCAAGATCGTTGATGTTGACGTTGACGTTGCCAAGACCTGGTATTTGTCCGGCTCCGTTGTGGGCGAGCCGCGCTAA
- a CDS encoding stage V sporulation protein S — protein sequence MDCLKVSSKSSPASVAGAIAGMVKDGVPVNIQCVGAGAVNQAIKAVAIARGFLIPTGFDISCAPVFSDILINGESRTAIRLSIYVHQINRAAMDNVVMDDVKPVA from the coding sequence ATGGATTGCCTGAAGGTATCAAGCAAATCATCGCCCGCGTCCGTTGCCGGCGCCATCGCCGGCATGGTCAAGGATGGTGTACCCGTCAACATCCAGTGTGTCGGCGCTGGTGCTGTCAACCAGGCCATTAAGGCCGTGGCTATCGCGCGCGGTTTTTTGATTCCAACCGGTTTTGATATTTCCTGTGCGCCCGTGTTCTCCGACATCCTCATTAACGGGGAGTCGCGCACGGCCATCCGCCTTTCTATCTACGTTCACCAGATCAATCGAGCTGCTATGGATAACGTCGTCATGGATGATGTTAAGCCAGTGGCATAG
- a CDS encoding ATP-binding protein — translation MSDANELISFIASMSGEGNLRVEENLGEGYVRLRVSEAERRQAKHDIQHVEDIVIEMLRNARDAGADKVYLATTKEDGVRTLVFLDNGSGVPQDMQERIFDARVTSKLESMKMDRWGVHGRGMALFSIKQNTDEARVVTSGVDLGSAFKVSVAADRLSERADQSSWPQAVKDEDGRYVCARGPHNIIRAACEFALEELRGCDVYLGSPSEIAATLYAQATSRLDTSRLLFIDDESELPVVDRLGLASDAEDFIRICSGLGLEMSERTAHRILAGQIKPVRGVTARLLRERDSSSHAPAPVDLAKDRRGLRIAKDDMAQFSRAVERDFNDLAARYYLNLCGDPKIRVSRDRITVTFDLAKEE, via the coding sequence ATGAGCGACGCGAACGAGCTCATCTCATTTATCGCGTCGATGTCGGGGGAGGGCAACCTTCGCGTCGAGGAGAACCTTGGCGAGGGGTATGTCCGCCTCCGCGTTTCGGAGGCCGAGCGGCGCCAGGCAAAGCACGACATTCAGCATGTCGAGGATATCGTCATCGAAATGCTCCGTAATGCTCGCGATGCCGGCGCCGACAAAGTCTATCTCGCTACGACCAAGGAAGATGGCGTTCGCACGCTTGTCTTTCTGGATAACGGTTCGGGCGTTCCGCAGGATATGCAAGAGCGAATCTTCGATGCCCGCGTTACCTCCAAGCTTGAGAGCATGAAGATGGACCGTTGGGGCGTTCACGGTCGTGGCATGGCATTGTTTTCGATCAAGCAGAACACCGACGAGGCCCGTGTGGTCACGTCCGGCGTCGATCTTGGTTCAGCCTTTAAGGTGAGCGTTGCAGCCGACCGCCTCAGCGAGCGTGCCGATCAGTCCAGCTGGCCCCAGGCCGTCAAGGATGAGGACGGACGTTATGTCTGTGCTCGCGGCCCGCATAATATTATTCGCGCTGCCTGTGAGTTTGCGCTCGAGGAACTGCGTGGTTGCGATGTCTATCTTGGTTCTCCGTCTGAGATTGCCGCGACCCTTTATGCTCAGGCGACAAGTCGGCTCGATACGTCTCGTCTCCTGTTCATTGACGACGAGAGCGAGCTTCCGGTTGTCGACCGTTTAGGCCTTGCCTCTGATGCCGAGGACTTTATCCGTATCTGTTCGGGTTTGGGTCTTGAGATGTCCGAGCGCACGGCCCATCGCATTTTGGCAGGGCAGATTAAGCCCGTTCGCGGTGTGACCGCGCGTCTGCTGCGTGAGCGTGATTCGTCCTCGCATGCGCCGGCTCCTGTCGATCTCGCGAAGGATCGACGCGGGCTACGTATTGCCAAGGATGACATGGCACAGTTTTCGCGTGCCGTGGAGCGTGACTTTAATGACCTTGCCGCCCGGTACTATCTCAACCTTTGCGGTGACCCAAAGATTCGTGTTTCGCGTGATCGAATCACTGTGACCTTCGATCTTGCCAAAGAGGAATAG
- the rny gene encoding ribonuclease Y, whose amino-acid sequence MPIIAALVGIVLGAIAAIAYMRTAKQGSLHEADEKIQSAHAQAESLIGDAKRQAETLKKEALLEAKEEIIKNKQAAEAEDKQRKNEIRTLENRVMQREESLDRRNDALDKREHQLSSQAGQVEKRSRELEELCAKQTSELERIADLTREDAHKELLDKVRGEVTHEAATIIRESEQQVRAECHKTAQEILSMAIQRCAADHTAEVTVTSVHIPSDDLKGRIIGREGRNIRTFEQVSGVNLVIDDTPETVVLSSFDPVRRETARVALENLIADGRIHPARIEEMYHKAADLVQQRVREAGEQAAFDTGIHDLHPEIVKTLGALRYRTSFGQNVLQHSLEVSDLCGVMASELGLDVVTAKRAGLLHDLGKAIDHDVEGPHAVIGAELARRYGEKPVIVHAIEAHHADVDPNTVLDVLVQAADAVSASRPGARRESAENYIKRLEKLEEIANSHDGVERTYAMQAGREVHVMVQPDKISDAQSTVLAHDIAHQIEEEMEYPGQVRVVVIRESRAVDIAK is encoded by the coding sequence ATGCCTATCATCGCAGCGCTCGTTGGCATCGTTTTGGGTGCCATCGCCGCCATTGCCTACATGCGCACCGCCAAGCAGGGTAGTCTTCACGAGGCCGACGAAAAAATCCAGTCGGCACACGCACAGGCTGAGTCCCTGATCGGTGATGCCAAGCGTCAGGCCGAGACCCTCAAAAAAGAGGCTCTGCTCGAGGCTAAAGAGGAGATCATCAAGAACAAGCAGGCCGCAGAGGCCGAGGACAAGCAGCGTAAGAACGAGATTCGTACGCTCGAGAACCGCGTGATGCAGCGCGAGGAATCCCTCGATCGCCGCAACGACGCTCTCGACAAGCGCGAGCATCAGCTGTCCAGCCAGGCCGGCCAGGTCGAGAAGCGCTCCCGCGAGCTCGAGGAGCTTTGCGCCAAGCAGACCTCCGAGCTCGAGCGCATCGCCGACCTGACCCGCGAGGACGCCCACAAGGAGCTGCTCGATAAGGTCCGTGGCGAGGTTACCCATGAGGCCGCCACGATCATCCGCGAGTCCGAGCAGCAGGTTCGCGCAGAGTGCCACAAGACCGCTCAGGAGATCCTCTCCATGGCGATTCAGCGCTGCGCCGCCGACCACACCGCCGAGGTCACCGTTACCTCCGTGCACATTCCCTCCGATGACCTCAAGGGCCGCATCATCGGCCGCGAGGGTCGCAACATCCGCACCTTCGAGCAGGTTTCCGGCGTCAACCTCGTGATCGACGACACGCCCGAGACCGTCGTGCTTTCGAGCTTTGACCCGGTCCGTCGTGAGACTGCCCGCGTAGCCCTCGAGAACCTCATTGCTGACGGCCGCATTCACCCCGCTCGCATCGAGGAGATGTATCACAAGGCTGCCGACCTGGTTCAGCAGCGCGTGCGCGAGGCTGGCGAGCAGGCTGCCTTCGATACCGGCATCCACGACCTACACCCCGAGATCGTCAAGACCCTTGGTGCCCTGCGCTACCGTACCTCGTTTGGTCAGAACGTGCTTCAGCACTCCCTCGAGGTCTCTGATCTGTGCGGCGTGATGGCTTCCGAGCTTGGCCTGGACGTTGTGACCGCTAAGCGCGCCGGCCTGCTGCACGACTTGGGCAAGGCAATCGACCATGACGTCGAGGGCCCGCATGCCGTCATCGGCGCCGAGCTGGCCCGCCGTTATGGCGAGAAGCCCGTTATCGTCCACGCTATCGAGGCTCACCATGCCGATGTCGACCCCAACACGGTGCTCGATGTCCTGGTACAGGCCGCCGATGCTGTCTCTGCCTCTCGCCCCGGTGCCCGTCGCGAGTCTGCCGAGAACTACATCAAGCGTCTTGAGAAGCTCGAGGAGATCGCCAACTCCCATGACGGCGTCGAGCGTACCTATGCCATGCAGGCTGGTCGCGAGGTCCACGTTATGGTTCAGCCTGACAAGATCTCCGATGCCCAGTCCACGGTCCTGGCTCACGATATCGCCCATCAGATCGAGGAAGAGATGGAGTATCCCGGTCAGGTGCGCGTCGTCGTGATTCGCGAGAGCCGCGCTGTCGATATCGCTAAATAA